The genomic region TGGACTCAGGGGAATAGACATATGTGCACCCAGCATGAGAAAGGTGTCTAAGGGCGTAGCGAATCCTAGCTTTGCACAAGTTGGAAGGGAGGTCACAGATTTCCTGACTGCAATTCCCTCCTCCGCATTCCCATGCTCATGCCAATACTTGGGACTGATGTTATGCTTTAAGATGAATTTGAAGGTAAAGCCACATTTACTCACTACTGGTGAAGGTGACATTGACACTGTAAGACTGTCCTTTGTGCAACTGGCAGGGCTGGGTGCTGCATGGGTTCACATTCACTTCCTTTACAACTCCGACCTGAGAAcctacaaaagaaaaaggaattggaACAGGAGGGAAAATAAACCACCTCGGCTGCCTCCTACCTAATGGGAAGGTGCTCTGCTCTCCCAATGAGGGTGAGCTCATTCTCCTCTAGCTGTGTCTCCAGGACACTGTTCATGTTTGATAGGTGAAGGGAAATTAAGGAAATTATTAAGTACACATACATAGCCAACCCTCCCTGTTCTACATCCTGGGAGGGCAATGCCCAGGAAAACCATCCCCGTCCCTCCTTCCAGGATTTTAAAGCAGCACATATACTGCTCAAGTCTCTGTGCTACTGTTGCCATTTGGAATCTTGAGACTGGCTGCTCCCAAACTGCTCTCCCCCTCCATCTTTCACTTCTGCCCTGGTGTCTCTCCAAATCAGTGGTCTCCACACTTCGCATACTCCTACTGATGAGAACAATTTTAAGCATGCATCTGCGATATACAGATGTACAGTGTGCTTTGGAAACCTGTGTTCTTCAAAATAAGTGTCTTTAAGGCAGGGTgtgtgtcttttttaaaaaaaattcagtctaAACAAGGATAAAAGTGCCGTTTGTTCACAAAAGAGATGCTTGACCAAAAAAAAGTTAAGtacaaatcttttaaaatccCATTACCTCATCCAGGCCCCTGAAAGCGGACAGGTGAATGGGAGAGGATGCAAGCAAACCGCCTGCTGACACTGCCTTTAACAGGGGAAGCTAAGCTCTGCCATTTGGCCAACATTGCTGCAAGGGAGACGCTGGGACCTGATGCCCGGGCTTGAAATCTCACTGACTCTGTTACTTACTGTGTAACCTCAAGGCAAgatacttcacctctctggggcTAATGAGAGTACCTCCTTCAGAGGGTAGGTGAGCTAACACACACAGAGCTCTTAGATAAGTGTTTGGAACAGACTAATGCTATGTAAGTGTTCACTATTATCATCACGTTGGGATTCAGTCCATGAATTTAATCTAGAATAGCTGCCCTTGGGTGGGTTAGCAAGTTCCCTTTTGACACAAAAGGTGGGCCTCTCACTCCAAATATACTCTGTGGGTAGAAATTATGGATCCAGCGGATACAATGGACTCTTTCTGTCTCAAAAGTCGAATGCACGAAGACAGCAAACTGCAGGGTGAGAGCGCATTATCTGCTTCGCAGTCAGCAGGCAGCTCAGTCCGGCAGGAAATGCACTGAGAAGCTCACGTAGAGGCACGTTGCTTTCTCAGCCCGGGCCTGCTCCTGGGTGGAACAGTTTCATTATATTGACAAACGCTGCTCCAGCTAGGTCTGTAAATAATACCCTGCAGTCCCTTATCCCCCGGCTTGCTTCTCCACCATAGCAAAGTCCTCAAACTATACGCGCAAGAACCTCTTCTCTAAGCACTCTCTTCCACTCCGTCCTATCTTCTGTGGACATCTGGGACTTCAATCAACAACCTGTTGGAAATTAGTGCTTATGCTAAAGCTTTCAACGTCCAGCCTCTGCCTGCTTCTTGCAAGGCTGGGTCACATGACTGAGCAGGAACTCAGTAAACGGTAGTACTTGTAGCTCCTTCATCCAGTTTTTTGCTGACAAGAGGTTCTTGGACTTTCAACGTCGATGGAACAAACCCCTCAGTTCTAActtgaaaaattacaaaactagTTTGCTTGCCCCATTTCTCACTTGAGGAAATGCCACTCCAGGGGAAAGGAGGCATAAGTGGAACTCAAAAGCCTTTTGATGTGGGTCCCAGGCTTTTACCTTGTATTGCCCAATTCAAAAGTGAAGTGACAATCTGTAACTGAAACCTTCCCTTAAGAAGTTCTTGCCATAAAGTGTATACCGCCTTTTTTCCAAATGAGTAGAACAGTGTCTGGATTTAGTTTccttagttgtttttttttttaaatgttaatgttaCAGTTGAAACCCAAAGTGGCTCACCAACACCCACTAGCTTCCTACCGTTTGCTAGCTGTgaaaacttgggcaagttactctgtgcctgcttcctcatctgtaaaatggactgtgaggattgaatgagtcATTAAGATTAACACAGTGTGTTCATCCAAGTGTTGGCCACTAAGTTCAATGGAGAAAAAGGTAGTAATTTGAGGTGATGATAGCTCCTTTCAAGTGCCAGTCTCCTGGTTCAGTGGAACAGCATTCGTTACATATTAACAGGCCAAGAGTCTTTATTCCTGAACCAGTCCTGTCCCATAGCCCCCAACTTTGCTTTTGCCTCAAGATGAATTTTGATGACATAGCAGAGAGAGCATTTATTCCCTCATTTActttttccaacaaatatttattgagcagttactatTACCTGGGCACTGGATATAAAAGAGCAAACTTATTCTGGTTCCTATTCTgctgtatgactttgggtaagttaccTAATATCTCTGGAATTCCATGATTGACTATATGCTCCAAGTTTCCTTCCAGCTCACAAATTTTATAAACTCAGTTTCACGCCCCTTTCATTTATCATTACACCTCTCCACCTTAGAAAAGTTCTGCTCGAACAATTAATTCTATAGACTTGACTAATGGAATTCACAGTTTCtacccttccccccaccccttgTATTTCCCAACAAAGATTCTAATCACAGCGACAAGAGTGGGTTATGTGTCACAAACTGTGACTAGGAACACGAGTTTTGTAGGCAGGAAAAACTAAGAACCACAAAATTCCATAGCCCAAAGAAAGCGCTAACGGAATAAATCATGAAAAGGGGAATTTAGTTTTGACTTGTCAGCAAtgggaaatgaaaaggaaacgcAAACGGAGTGGGGAGTGAAAAGTCACCCAAGATAGAaggcagaaacaaaaagaagttcTGCTTCCCACCGCTCACCCCCAGCGCTGCACAAGGACCCTCGGCTGTCTGCCTTACAAACTTCAGGAAACTTCAGCAAAAGCCCCACCTCGAGGACAGTCCACGGACCCCAAACACGCATTCCAAGGAAAGACAAAGTTGTGAGGGGTCGGGTTTCACCGAGTCCCCCACCCTAGCCCACTCCAGCCCACTCCACCACGGGTCCGAAGCTGAACCCGGCCCCCCGCGGGATCCGCCCGACCCAGCCCGCGTGTCTCAGCGCGCGGTGCCGGCGGGGGCTGCCGCCGAGGGCGCGGGAACTTGGGCTGGCCCGAGACTCACCGCAGTCCTTGAAATGCACCGGGTTGGCCAGGGCGGAGGCGCCCAGCGCCAGGAGCAGGAACGCGGCGGCCAAGGAACGCATCGCAGCTGAGCAGGCTCCAAACGCGAGGAAGGAAGCCGCGGCCGCCGCGGTCACAAGATAGACTAGCTGGGGCGGGCTCGGGGAGGAGCCCGGTCAGCCGACCCGGCAGCAGCGACCAAGGCCGAGgcccgcccgcgccccgcccctcccctcccccggctCCAGGGAGCCGAGCTCGGCTCGGCCCGGCCCAGACGCCCACTATCCCCGCCCATCTTCTCCGCTCGGCTACCCGCTGGGCTGGGATCCAactccgccccgccccgcccctgtCGCCAGCGCTCCGCCTGGGCTTCGTTGGTGCGTCCCTGCTGCCGCAATGGGGGGCACTTCTAGCCAATCAAATCTCTTCTCCTCCAGCGCCACCCAATAGGCGCGCTCGAAGGCGGGGTCTCCGTGGGTCCCGCCTCCCGGGGCCCTGGTGGAGAAGGGGATTGGGGCGACGCGAGGGGCGGGGCTTGGGGAGGAAAATGGCGGCCACCTGGCGGTTATCGCTAACGGCCGCGGCGCTGAGAGCGGTCGCCCCCTGGCCAAGGGGCAGGTACCAAGCCTAGAAAGGCTTCTGGGAGGGGTGTTAGGTTCTGCGCCGCGAGGAGTAAGGGGAAACTAAGGCCGGCGGGGGAGGTGGGGCTTTGGTGTGAGGCTGTCCAGGTGGAGGTCGTCAGGTCAGGCAAGGCTGTCCGGCTGGAGGTCGCCAGGCAACCCTCTGCTCCCGGGCTCATTCTCGTCCCTTGCTCAGCAGGCTCCTCGCGGCCTCCCGCGGACCTCAGGCGCTTCGGGAAGCGTCGTCCTCCAGCCCCGAGGCGGACGAAGGGCAGATCCACCTCACCGAGAGCTGCGTCCAGGTAGGAGGTCGGACGCGGGGGGGCGGTGCCCTGGAGAGGGCCGGGAGTGCGGGGCCTCCCCCGGCCCacccttcttcctcccctttcccAGCATTCTTGATCCCCTTTCCTGCATTTCAGAGGCTTCTGGAAATCACCGAAGGGTCAGAATTCCTCaggctggaggtggagggaggtggaTGTTCCGGATTCCAATACAAATTTTCACTGGATACAGTTATCAACCCCGACGACAGGCAAGAAGGAAGGGGTGGGTCGTCAGAAAATGTGTGGGAAGTGTCTCCAGTGTAAGGTGCACTTTTATTCCAGATTTAAAAGGTCTGCTAAGGATGCTTACCACATCTTCTTCCACAGTGGGGTACTGTGAAGATTTGTTGTCTTGATTCAAAATAACTAAGTTATAGGAGGAAATTTGGCCTGTCTAAGTCCGTAGGGTAGTTGGTGGAGAGCCAGGCTGGACTAGATTCCAGACCTAAATGTCGAGATTTCCCAGTATTCATTCGGTTGACTCTTTTGCATAAAAGAAAATCAGCACCTGTTAGCGGTAATAAGAGATGCTTCCTCTGTATTTCAGAAAACAGAGAATGTGCATCTCTGGGCTCAGAGGATGTCATATTTTTGGCGTCTGTGATATTCATTAATGCCTTCCTCCTGTCGTTTCAGGGTATTTGAACAGGGTGGGGCAAGAGTGGTGGTGGACTCTGATAGCTTGGCCTTCGTGAAGGGGGCCCAGGTGGACTTCAGCCAAGAACTGATCCGAAGCTCATTTCAAGTGTTGAACAATCCTCAAGCGCAGCAAGGCTGCTCCTGTGGGTCATCCTTCTCTGTCAAACTTTGATGCGATGACTAGGGACCCAGAGCCTGCTACCGTTTGTACCAGTTTGAGGAAACTGGGATTAGTACAATTCTAGAGGTTTTCTTCCAATCATGTTCCTCTCTCAAGGTTATGTCCCTCAATCCAGGAGTGTTTTACCACTGTTGTTTTCAGAATATGAAGCTTTTACTCTTAATTTCTCCTACACAAGTCTAAGGCCAAGCCTC from Equus caballus isolate H_3958 breed thoroughbred chromosome 24, TB-T2T, whole genome shotgun sequence harbors:
- the ISCA2 gene encoding iron-sulfur cluster assembly 2 homolog, mitochondrial isoform X5, translating into MAATWRLSLTAAALRAVAPWPRGSRLLAASRGPQALREASSSSPEADEGQIHLTESCVQRLLEITEGSEFLRLEVEGGGCSGFQYKFSLDTVINPDDRQEGRGYLNRVGQEWWWTLIAWPS
- the ISCA2 gene encoding iron-sulfur cluster assembly 2 homolog, mitochondrial isoform X3; this encodes MAATWRLSLTAAALRAVAPWPRGSRLLAASRGPQALREASSSSPEADEGQIHLTESCVQRLLEITEGSEFLRLEVEGGGCSGFQYKFSLDTVINPDDRVFEQGGARVVVDSDSLAFVKGAQVDFSQELIRSSFQVLNNPQAQQGCSYPF
- the ISCA2 gene encoding iron-sulfur cluster assembly 2 homolog, mitochondrial isoform X4, which encodes MAATWRLSLTAAALRAVAPWPRGRLLAASRGPQALREASSSSPEADEGQIHLTESCVQRLLEITEGSEFLRLEVEGGGCSGFQYKFSLDTVINPDDRVFEQGGARVVVDSDSLAFVKGAQVDFSQELIRSSFQVLNNPQAQQGCSYPF
- the ISCA2 gene encoding iron-sulfur cluster assembly 2 homolog, mitochondrial isoform X2, producing MAATWRLSLTAAALRAVAPWPRGRLLAASRGPQALREASSSSPEADEGQIHLTESCVQRLLEITEGSEFLRLEVEGGGCSGFQYKFSLDTVINPDDRVFEQGGARVVVDSDSLAFVKGAQVDFSQELIRSSFQVLNNPQAQQGCSCGSSFSVKL
- the ISCA2 gene encoding iron-sulfur cluster assembly 2 homolog, mitochondrial isoform X1; the protein is MAATWRLSLTAAALRAVAPWPRGSRLLAASRGPQALREASSSSPEADEGQIHLTESCVQRLLEITEGSEFLRLEVEGGGCSGFQYKFSLDTVINPDDRVFEQGGARVVVDSDSLAFVKGAQVDFSQELIRSSFQVLNNPQAQQGCSCGSSFSVKL